GACGGCGCCGGGGGAGCCGGGTGCGCCACCTGCTGAGCCGAACGCCGTTCCGATGCCCTTGAGCGCCTCGGTGAGCTCGCTCGGGATGATCCAGAGCTTGTTCGCCGGGCCCTCGGCCAGCTTCGGAAGGGTTTGCAGGTACTGGTAGGCGAGCAGGAGGTTGTCCGGGTTCCCCTTGTGGATCGCGCCGAACACCGTGGTGATGGCCTGCGCCTCACCTTCGGCGCGGAGCACGGCCGCCTTCGCCTCGCCCTCTGCCCGCAGGATGGCCGACTGCCGGAGGCCTTCCGCGTTGAGGATCTCGGACTGCTTCGTGCCCTCCGCCGTCAGGATGACCGCGCGGCGGTCGCGCTCGGCGCGCATCTGCTTCTCCATGGAGTCTTGGATGGAGAGGGGCGGGTCGATCGCCTTCAGCTCGACGCGGGATACTCGGATGCCCCACTTGCCGGTCGCTTCATCGAGGACCAGCCGGAGCTGGCCGTTGATGTTGTCGCGGCTGGTCAGAGCCTCTTCGAGGTTGAGGCCGCCGACGACGTTACGAAGGGTCGTGGTGGTCAGCTGCTCGACTGCGCCGAGGTAGTTGGCGATCTCGTAGGTCGCCGCGCGCGCATCCGTCACCTGGAAGTAGACGACCGTGTCGATCGACACGACGAGGTTGTCCTCCGTGATGACGGGCTGGGGCGGGAAGGAGACGACCTGCTCGCGCATGTCGATCAGCGGCCGCACCTTGTCGACGAAGGGCACGACGACGTTCAGGCCCGGCAGCAGGGTCTTGTGATACCGGCCCAGCCGCTCCACGACCCCGGCGCGTGCCTGCGGGATGATGCGGATCGACCGGAACAGCGTGACCAGCACGAAGATCGCCAGGATGAGGACGATGATGCTGACCACGATCGTCACGATCAATTGACTGGCATCGTTCACGGGGCGATCCTCTCGGTGAGGCCGTCGGTTCCAGCGGAGACCGGAGCGGGAGCCACGACGGCGGTGGCCCCCTCGATCGAGACGACGACGACGTGCTCACCGGGCACCAGCTCGGCGGGCATCGCGTGGGGGTCGGCCAGACGGGATGTCCACGTCTCGCCGACCTGCAGCTTCACGAGCCCCGTCGTGCGGGTGACCGTGGAGACGACGACGCCGCCCATCCCGATCAGCCGGTCGACGTTGCTCTTCGCCGGGTCGCCTCCGCGCTTCAGCGCGTGGAGGAGCGGTGGCCGGATGAAGAAGATCAGGACGATGGAGAGCACCGCTGCGATGACCAGCTGGAGCCACCACGGGGCTCCGAAGAGGCCGGACAGGAGGCCGCCGACACTGCCGATCGCCATCATCAGGAAGACGAAGTCGAGCGTCAGCATCTCGATGATCACGAAGATCAGGATGAGGACGAGCCAGGCGATCCAGGCGAAGGACGTGATGTCCATGACGTCCCCCTTTCACTGCTTTTGCTATGACCGTAGCAGCATCGGCCGACGCCGGATCGGACCCACTTGGTAGTCTCAGGATGCAGACATCGACGCCGAGGAGTATTCGTGGCCAACCCCCTTTCACCTGGTTCGCTGACGGGCAAGCGCGCCCTCGTCACCGGCTCGTCGCGCGGGATCGGCGCGGACACCGCGCAGTATCTCGCCGAGGCGGGCGCGAGTGTCGTCATCAACTACCGCAACAAGGAGGCGCGGGCGCAGAAGCTCGTCGACTCCATCGCGGCCGACGGCGGAACCGCACTCGCAGTGGGGGCCGACCTGACGGACGCCGAGTCCGTCGCGGCCATGTTCCGGACAGTCGAGGACGCGTGGGGCGGTCTCGACATCCTGGTCCTGAATGCGTCGGGCGGCATGGAGTCGGGCATGGCCGAGGACTACGCCATGAAACTCAACCGCGACGCGCAGGTCAACACCCTGACGGCAGCGCTGCCGCTGCTGGGCGCGGGGTCCCGCGTCGTCTTCGTGACGAGCCACCAGGCGCACTTCATCGCGACCACGCCGACGATGCCCGAGTACGAGGCCGTCGCGCTGAGCAAGCGGGCCGGGGAGGACGCACTGCGCGCCCTGCTCCCGCAGCTCGAGGAGAAGGGCGTCGAGTTCGTGGTCGTCTCCGGGGACATGATCGAGGGCACCATCACCGCGACGCTGCTGAACCGCCTGAACCCCGGCGCCATCGACGCCCGCAAGGAGGCCGCCGGACGCCTCTACAACGTGAGCGAGTTCGCGGCCGAGGTCGCCGCAGCGGCCGTCGATCCGATCCCCGCCGATCACACGCGTCTCGTCGGGGACGTCTCGAGCTTCACGCCGGTCGCCGAATGAGGCCGGCCGACCTGGGACTGCTGACCGGCGTCTCGACCCCCACCGTCCACCCGGGCGGCGGCCGTGCCGTCGTCTCGGTGACGCATCCGTCGCTCGACGCCGACGCCACCGTCGGCCAGCTGTGGAGCATCCCGCTCACCGGCCACGCGGCTCCGAAGCTGCTGACGCGCGGGTTCCGCGACACCGCGCCCCGCTTCTCGCCGGACGGCCGGCTCCTCGCCTTCCTCCGCGCCGAGCCCAAGAGAGCGCCCCAGCTGTTCGTCGTCGATGCGGCAGGGGGAGAGCCCGTCGCGGTCACCGACCGCAAGCTGGGCGTCTCGGAGTTCGCCTGGTCGCCCGACGGGCGGACATTCGCCTTCGTCAGCCGGGAGCCCGAGCAGGGACGGTACGGCACGGTCGAAGGCATCGACCCGAACTCGGAGCCCGCGCGCCACATCGACACGCTGAAATATCAGGCGAACGGACTCGGCTACACGATCGATCGCCGAGCGCACGTCTTCGTCGTGGCCGTTCCCGATGTCTGGGCCGAGCCCATCCCGGCGCCCGTGTCGTGGCCGGACGGCTCGACGCCGCCCGCGCCGGAGGTGGCCGACCCGCGGCAGCTGACCGACGGACCGTGGGACGACGGCGCGATCTCGTTCTCGCCGGACGGCCGGAGCATCGCCTTCGTGTCGGCGCGCCACGCCAGCCGCGACATCGACCTGCGCTCGAACGTCTTCGTCGTCCCGGTCGAAGGGGGAGAGGCCGCCGACCTGACCGGCCGCCACGGATCGTTCAGCGTGGTGGATGCGGAGTTCGCCCGCAGCGGCGCCCTGTTCTTCACCGCGCAGGACGTGGGGGAGAGCGGCCGCGACTTCGTCGCCCGCAACACCGCCCTCTACGTGGTCCACTCCGGTGGTTCGGAGCCCACGCGTCTGACCGATCCGGAGAACATCGACTTCACCGAGTCGGAGATCTCCGTGAACGGCGACGACTCCGTACTGGTGCTGGACCGCAGCCGCGGTGCTCTCGTGCTCACCGAAGTGGACGCAGCCGGCGTCAGCCGGCGACTGACGGACGAGCGCACGGTCGTGAGCGGGGCCGACTCCGCCGGCGACACCATCGTCGTATCGTTCGCGGATGCCCGGACCGCCGGGGATGTCGGCCTCGTCACGAGCGACGGGCTCAACCGGCTGACCGACCTGTCGGCGCCATTGCGTGCCCGCGGCGTCGTCGCGCCGCGTGAGCTCGCCGTGACCGGCCGCGACGGCTACCCGATCCACGGCTGGGTGCTCGTCCCGGAAGGCGAGGGGCCGCATCCTGTGCTGCTCAACATCCACGGCGGGCCGTACGCCGCGTACACCCACGCACTGTTCGATGAGGCGCAGGTGTACGCCGCTGCCGGCTACGCCGTCGTGATGTCGAACCCGCGCGGGGCTGCCGGCTACGGGCAGGAGCACGGCCGCGTCATCCGTCAGAAGATGGGAACGGTCGACCTCTACGACGTCCTCGACTTCCTCGACGGCGCCGTCGCCGAGGTGCCGGGGCTCGACGGAGAACGCGTCGGCATCATGGGCGGATCGTACGGCGGCTACCTGACGGCCTGGACGATCGCGCACGACCACCGCTTCGCCGGCGCCATCGTCGAGCGTGGGTTCCTCGATCCGGATTACTTCGTCGGCACCAGCGACATCGGCAGCTTCTTCGGCGACGAGTACACCGGCACCGACCCGGACCTGATGCGTTCGCAGAGCCCTCAGGCCGTCGTGGACCAGGTGCGCACGCCGACGCTCGTGCTGCACTCGGCGAACGACCTCCGCTGCCCGCTGGGACAGGCGGAGCGGTATTACACCGCTCTGAAGCGCAGGGGAGTGGACGCGGAGCTCGTCATCTTCCCGGGGGAGGACCACGAGTTGAGCCGCAGCGGACGCCCGCGCCACCGCCAGCAGCGCTTCGACGTCATCCTGGACTGGTGGGCGCAGCACCTCCCGAGCCGCAACAACCGCCGCTGACGACGAGAACGGCCCCGTTCGCTGTGAACGGGGCCGTTTTCGTGGTCGTGGATCGTATACGATCAGGCGACGCGAGGCGCAGCCGTGGGGGAGTCCGTCGCCCGGAGCACCTCGCGGCCGAACGTGAACGCCCGCACGATTCCGATGATCCCGAGGATGATCAGCGCAAAGGCTGCGAACCAGAGCAGGAACACCGCCGACGACGCCGGAAGCACCAGGACGACGATCCCGGCGAGGATGCTCAGGATGCCGAAGGCGATGGCCCAGCCTGAGGATGGCGCACGTCCGGCTTCGGCCAGCGCCATCACTCCGTCGATGATCCAGCCGACGCCGATGAAGGCGATCGCGAAGATCACCAGCGTCACGGCGGCAGCTGAAACGTTCTTCAGTGCGACGATTCCGGCGAAGATGAGCAAAGCTCCCAAAACGATGTTGAGCGCTCGCGAGCCGCCGCGGATTCCACGGCTGAAGATTCCGATTGCGAGCCGCATGACGCCGGCGACCAGGAAGTAGATGCCCAAGAAGATGGCGAGCACAGACAGTGTCTTTTCGGGCCAGAACAGCAGCACGACGCCGAGGATCAGCGCGACGGCGCCGCTGACGCCGAGAGCCGTCCGGACGGCGTTGATCGCGGTGCGGGTCATGTGACGAGCATCCATGGACAACTCGTTCGTCAGCGGGTCAATAGGATCGGTTGCGCTCATTGCGTCATCCCCTTCGCAGCAGCGCCGCCAAACGCGGCGGTTGCTGCTGACATTAGCGCGGGCGACGTTCCCATGTCAGGAGCCGATCGGCGCGGCCGATCCTGCACTTGGCGTATCGCTGATAATGCACATTATGTCAGATTGCTCTGATCAGTTTGCCGATCAGATCGCGGAATCTGACGCCGCGGCCACCTGGCAGAAGCCGCACTACCCTCCCCTACAACGGGGTCAGCTACCTTGGCCTGCAGCTACGCCATCCGTCTGAAATATCAAAATTCTCGGCGCACACCGAACTGGCCGGGCTTTGACGGCGCGCTTTGCCGTTGCTGAAGGGATTCGAACAGTTCCCGTTGTTTGGGTTGCCTCACCTCGTTTTCGATGAAGGGAAAGTTCACATGGCAATCAAACACGCAGGGATCTTCGGCGTTGCAAGCGGTACGGCACTCGCGGTCGGTCTGACCGTCGCTGGTCTGGCGCCGGCGCAGGCTGCGACCAGCGAGTCCCCGGTGACCGACCCCGGCTCGAGCTCGGTGGTCGATTCATCGACGTCAGGCTCGCACGGCGTCGCGGGGGCATCAGGCCAGGGAAATGATGGCCAGACCACGAGCACTGTCGGCGTGGAATACGCGAATGACTAGTTCCGTCTGCGCGTGACCACGGAGAGAGGGAAGCCAACTGGCTTCCCTCTCTTCGCCTGACTGGCGCCGCACGGATCAGCTCGACCGCACCAGCCGGGCCAACGCGAATCCGGTCGCGGCGACCAGCGGAGTCGCGGCGATGATCAGCGCGACCGGATTCGGACGGAACACCGGACCGTGGGGCCCGCCGATGTAGGCGCCGATCGGTATCGCGTAGCCGCCTCCACCCCCGCCACTCCCCTCGCCGCGCCCGCCGCCATCCGGATCCTCGCCGGACCCTTCACCGCCCCCGAAGCCGAAGACGGCGATCGCGACAGGGAGGATGTCGTGTCCGTCGAGTGTGGTCTTCTCGCCGTACGCGAGCCGCGCGCCCCACGAAGGCACGGAGTCCGTCAATCTCTCGATGAGGTTCGTCATGGCAGAAGACCGTACGCGCGTCCGTCGCCCGCGACCACTGCCTTCGACTACTTGACGTCCGGGCCTTGACCGAAAGCAATACGCCGTTCTGCCGTTGCAGCCCCATCCATCCGTCATGATCCCGGCCGCCTGAGGTCTAGTCGATTAGGGGGCCGCCCACTCTCCCGAGAATCGTGCCAGAAAGGCCACCCGCGATGTCACGCCTGACGACCGACGCCACCGGAACGCCCGTACGACGTGCGCACACGGATCGCCGTGTCGTGCCTGCATGGGTGGATTCAATCCGACACTTCCCCGCAGTGGACGGCGCGCGCGGCGTCGCCATTCTGTCGGTGTTGCTCTACCACTCGGGATGGTCGACGCGCGGGCTGTTCGGAGTGGATGTGTTCTTCGTCATCTCCGGGTTCCTGATCACGATTCTGCTGATGAAGGAGGTCGCGCTCACCGGGCGTGTCAGCCTGCGCCGGTTCTACGCGCGACGCGCCAAGCGCCTTCTCCCCGGCCTGTTACTGACGCTGGCGCTTGTGCTGCTGGCTGTCTGGTGGTTCGGCACACCCAGCGAATTGCGGGACGCGTCCGCGACCGCACTGGCGTCGCTACTGCAGGTGGCCAATTGGCAGCAGGTGGATGCGAATATCGCCTATGCGCAGGAATCCGGCGCGGTGGTGCCCTTCGGGCAGATGTGGTCGCTGTCGGTCACCGAGCAGTTCTACATCGTGTGGCCGCTGCTCGCGCTGGGGGTGTCGCTGCTGACTCGTCGACGGCTGGGCGCCTTCGTCTCGGCTCTGCTGGTGCTCCTGATCGCCGCGTCCTGTGTGGCGCCGCTCATGTTCGACGGGACCAACTACGACCGGCTGTACCTGGGGGCCGATTCCCGCGCTGTCGCGTTCGTCGCCGGCGGGTTCTTCGCCGCCTTGATCGTCTGGATTCGATCAAAGAAGCTGGTCTGGGCGGGAGATCACGCCAATCCACTCGTCCACACCGCCGTCACCTCGATCAGCCTTGCCGCCCTGGGCGTGGTCGTGATCGCCAGCATCGCCACGGATACGTACCAGGCGGCCTGGCTCTACCAGGGCGGCTTGGCCGGGGTCGCGGCGACGACGGGATTGTTCATCGCCACGCTCTGCCTGCCCTCGAACCACCTCAACAGGTTCTTCTCCTTCGCGCCCTTCCAGATCATCGGACGCGTGTCCTACTCGATGTTCCTCCTCCACATGCCCGTGTACTGGCTGATCGCGCAGGAGGTGCACGGAACATGGCACCCGTTGGCGGTGTTCGTCGTCGGAGGCGTGCTCACCCTGCTCCTTTCGCTGATCCTCCACCATCTCGTCACCGAGCCGCTCCGTCGGCGGTCATGGAAGCCCGT
This region of Leifsonia sp. fls2-241-R2A-40a genomic DNA includes:
- a CDS encoding DUF308 domain-containing protein, which translates into the protein MSATDPIDPLTNELSMDARHMTRTAINAVRTALGVSGAVALILGVVLLFWPEKTLSVLAIFLGIYFLVAGVMRLAIGIFSRGIRGGSRALNIVLGALLIFAGIVALKNVSAAAVTLVIFAIAFIGVGWIIDGVMALAEAGRAPSSGWAIAFGILSILAGIVVLVLPASSAVFLLWFAAFALIILGIIGIVRAFTFGREVLRATDSPTAAPRVA
- a CDS encoding SPFH domain-containing protein, which encodes MNDASQLIVTIVVSIIVLILAIFVLVTLFRSIRIIPQARAGVVERLGRYHKTLLPGLNVVVPFVDKVRPLIDMREQVVSFPPQPVITEDNLVVSIDTVVYFQVTDARAATYEIANYLGAVEQLTTTTLRNVVGGLNLEEALTSRDNINGQLRLVLDEATGKWGIRVSRVELKAIDPPLSIQDSMEKQMRAERDRRAVILTAEGTKQSEILNAEGLRQSAILRAEGEAKAAVLRAEGEAQAITTVFGAIHKGNPDNLLLAYQYLQTLPKLAEGPANKLWIIPSELTEALKGIGTAFGSAGGAPGSPGAVAADGAAAAGPAVGAEATVGSEATDAGTPPPTTP
- a CDS encoding NfeD family protein, translated to MDITSFAWIAWLVLILIFVIIEMLTLDFVFLMMAIGSVGGLLSGLFGAPWWLQLVIAAVLSIVLIFFIRPPLLHALKRGGDPAKSNVDRLIGMGGVVVSTVTRTTGLVKLQVGETWTSRLADPHAMPAELVPGEHVVVVSIEGATAVVAPAPVSAGTDGLTERIAP
- a CDS encoding acyltransferase family protein, giving the protein MDSIRHFPAVDGARGVAILSVLLYHSGWSTRGLFGVDVFFVISGFLITILLMKEVALTGRVSLRRFYARRAKRLLPGLLLTLALVLLAVWWFGTPSELRDASATALASLLQVANWQQVDANIAYAQESGAVVPFGQMWSLSVTEQFYIVWPLLALGVSLLTRRRLGAFVSALLVLLIAASCVAPLMFDGTNYDRLYLGADSRAVAFVAGGFFAALIVWIRSKKLVWAGDHANPLVHTAVTSISLAALGVVVIASIATDTYQAAWLYQGGLAGVAATTGLFIATLCLPSNHLNRFFSFAPFQIIGRVSYSMFLLHMPVYWLIAQEVHGTWHPLAVFVVGGVLTLLLSLILHHLVTEPLRRRSWKPVTATISIVVAFSLVAAGAVLLPVDRESHPRAGASTPLSTKQGDPFAVPSPKPLPAGHAGGPYTVAVIGDSVAVNMYEALSEYGSPAIKPLDVTRGSCGIFDADLARGDSGNVMDTKKYCWDWKERLRAANAQQPDAYLLRNRWDVNDQLLGGTWVSPCTPAWQQRYAEQLELIVAIGAENGHLPQIILSNSPAANDPTSNLSRTRMDCVNRVSAAIAARHDNVHLLDFEGEATRNGEVILTDSSGRAIYRDGAHFNPDGLRILAPWLEDRIARIATGG
- a CDS encoding S9 family peptidase; amino-acid sequence: MRPADLGLLTGVSTPTVHPGGGRAVVSVTHPSLDADATVGQLWSIPLTGHAAPKLLTRGFRDTAPRFSPDGRLLAFLRAEPKRAPQLFVVDAAGGEPVAVTDRKLGVSEFAWSPDGRTFAFVSREPEQGRYGTVEGIDPNSEPARHIDTLKYQANGLGYTIDRRAHVFVVAVPDVWAEPIPAPVSWPDGSTPPAPEVADPRQLTDGPWDDGAISFSPDGRSIAFVSARHASRDIDLRSNVFVVPVEGGEAADLTGRHGSFSVVDAEFARSGALFFTAQDVGESGRDFVARNTALYVVHSGGSEPTRLTDPENIDFTESEISVNGDDSVLVLDRSRGALVLTEVDAAGVSRRLTDERTVVSGADSAGDTIVVSFADARTAGDVGLVTSDGLNRLTDLSAPLRARGVVAPRELAVTGRDGYPIHGWVLVPEGEGPHPVLLNIHGGPYAAYTHALFDEAQVYAAAGYAVVMSNPRGAAGYGQEHGRVIRQKMGTVDLYDVLDFLDGAVAEVPGLDGERVGIMGGSYGGYLTAWTIAHDHRFAGAIVERGFLDPDYFVGTSDIGSFFGDEYTGTDPDLMRSQSPQAVVDQVRTPTLVLHSANDLRCPLGQAERYYTALKRRGVDAELVIFPGEDHELSRSGRPRHRQQRFDVILDWWAQHLPSRNNRR
- a CDS encoding SDR family oxidoreductase, giving the protein MANPLSPGSLTGKRALVTGSSRGIGADTAQYLAEAGASVVINYRNKEARAQKLVDSIAADGGTALAVGADLTDAESVAAMFRTVEDAWGGLDILVLNASGGMESGMAEDYAMKLNRDAQVNTLTAALPLLGAGSRVVFVTSHQAHFIATTPTMPEYEAVALSKRAGEDALRALLPQLEEKGVEFVVVSGDMIEGTITATLLNRLNPGAIDARKEAAGRLYNVSEFAAEVAAAAVDPIPADHTRLVGDVSSFTPVAE